The following proteins come from a genomic window of Gossypium raimondii isolate GPD5lz chromosome 5, ASM2569854v1, whole genome shotgun sequence:
- the LOC105767555 gene encoding extensin-like, with product MRGIPVTLLVLLLWTSCLKAVLGCGCSCHCSMSQSSSFNSAVQQEPYVISQQDNSCTCLCCTPPPASVTPISPQPPSPVIEPKPQPVPEPNQQLPPVPKPNPPSEPKPQLPLNSPSEPKPQPPPVPEPKPQPQPPPVAKPNPPSEPKPQPPPIPKPNPQPQPPTVTKPNPPSEPKPQPPPMPKPNPPSEPKPQPPPVTKPNPPSEPKPQPPPVPKPNPQPAPVTKPNPPPEPKPIPQPPPVTKPNLPSEPKLQPPPVPKPNPQPSPPPVAKPNPPSEPKPQPPSEEPPTRAKPSPSSPKPPEKQQPNCPNPSDYCQVPEWAPYIVKYRTRCWCALENFRGCFREIWGAAFNKYMNVGKQCCEAFEEVDGNCHRLMFGRNRWFVYKLRQHCSQFY from the coding sequence ATGAGAGGAATTCCGGTTACATTGTTAGTATTGCTATTGTGGACATCATGTTTGAAGGCTGTATTAGGTTGTGGTTGCAGTTGTCATTGTTCCATGTCCCAATCTTCTTCCTTCAATTCAGCTGTACAACAGGAGCCTTATGTTATTTCACAACAAGACAATTCTTGTACATGTTTGTGTTGTACGCCACCACCAGCCTCGGTTACACCCATTTCGCCACAACCACCGTCACCAGTAATTGAACCAAAACCGCAACCAGTGCCTGAACCAAATCAGCAACTACCACCAGTGCCTAAACCTAATCCGCCCTCTGAACCAAAACCACAACTACCACTAAACTCGCCCTCTGAACCAAAACCACAGCCACCACCAGTGCCTGAACCAAAACCGCAACCACAACCACCACCGGTAGCTAAACCGAACCCGCCCTCTGAACCAAAACCACAACCACCACCGATTCCTAAACCAAATCCGCAGCCACAACCACCAACAGTGACTAAACCTAACCCGCCCTCTGAACCAAAACCACAACCACCACCAATGCCTAAACCTAACCCGCCTTCTGAACCAAAACCGCAACCACCACCAGTGACAAAACCTAACCCGCCTTCTGAACCAAAACCGCAGCCACCACCAGTGCCTAAACCAAATCCACAACCAGCACCAGTGACTAAACCTAACCCGCCTCCTGAACCAAAACCAATACCTCAACCACCACCAGTGACTAAACCTAACCTGCCTTCTGAACCAAAACTGCAACCACCACCAGTGCCTAAACCAAATCCACAACCATCACCACCACCAGTTGCTAAACCTAACCCTCCCTCAGAACCAAAACCGCAACCACCATCTGAGGAGCCACCGACACGGGCTAAACCAAGTCCGTCATCTCCGAAACCACCGGAGAAGCAGCAACCAAATTGTCCGAATCCTTCAGATTATTGCCAAGTACCAGAATGGGCTCCGTATATTGTGAAATATCGTACACGGTGTTGGTGTGCATTGGAGAATTTCAGAGGTTGTTTCAGAGAGATTTGGGGAGCagcatttaataaatatatgaacGTTGGTAAACAATGTTGTGAAGCCTTTGAGGAAGTGGATGGAAACTGTCATCGTCTAATGTTCGGTCGGAATAGGTGGTTTGTTTATAAGCTCAGACAACATTGCTCCCAGTTTTATTAG